The following coding sequences lie in one Glycine max cultivar Williams 82 chromosome 19, Glycine_max_v4.0, whole genome shotgun sequence genomic window:
- the LOC100802041 gene encoding auxin efflux transporter family protein — protein sequence MITLLDLYHVLTAVVPLYVAMILAYGSVKWWKIFTPDQCSGINRFVALFAVPLLSFHFISTNNPYAMNYKFIAADTLQKAIVLAVLLVWSRTSSRGSLEWSITLFSLSTLPNTLVMGIPLLKGMYGDDSGTLMVQIVVLQCIIWYTLMLFLFEYRGARLLIVEQFPDTAGSIISFKVDSDIISLDGKEPLQTEAEVGDDGKLHVTVRKSASSRSEIFSRRSHGGLNSVSLTPRPSNLTNAEIYSLQSSRNPTPRGSSFNHTDFYSIVNGGGGRNNNVSVSPRQSNFGGFDEESGGGMRVNGGYPGPANAGIFSPVAKKKGGESGGGGGGGGKDLHMFVWSSSASPVSEGGIHAFRGGGDYGSDQLPVCGVAHQKDYDEFGHDEFSFGNRTIANGVDKEGPVLSKLGSSSTAELHPKAQGESKPTSMPPTSVMTRLILIMVWRKLIRNPNTYSSLFGLTWSLISFKWNVVMPAIVAKSISILSDAGLGMAMFSLGLFMALQPKIIACGNSVASFAMAVRFLTGPAVMAVASIVVGLRGVLLHIAIVQAALPQGIVPFVFAKEYNVHPDILSTGVIFGMLIALPITLVYYILLGL from the exons ATGATAACGTTGTTGGACTTGTACCACGTTCTGACAGCGGTGGTGCCGCTCTACGTGGCGATGATCCTCGCCTACGGCTCCGTGAAGTGGTGGAAGATCTTCACCCCGGACCAATGCTCGGGAATAAACCGGTTCGTGGCACTCTTCGCAGTGCCCCTCCTCTCCTTCCACTTCATCTCCACCAACAACCCCTACGCCATGAACTACAAGTTCATCGCCGCGGACACACTCCAAAAAGCCATAGTCCTCGCAGTGCTCTTGGTGTGGTCCAGAACAAGCTCAAGAGGCTCACTTGAATGGTCCATAacactcttctctctctcaacTCTCCCCAACACCTTGGTGATGGGTATCCCGTTGCTGAAGGGCATGTACGGTGATGACTCGGGAACACTAATGGTTCAGATTGTGGTGCTTCAGTGTATCATCTGGTATACCCTTATGTTGTTTCTTTTCGAGTATAGGGGTGCGAGGCTTTTAATAGTGGAGCAGTTTCCTGATACAGCGGGTTCGATTATCTCCTTCAAGGTTGATTCGGATATTATTTCGTTGGATGGGAAGGAGCCGCTTCAGACGGAGGCGGAGGTTGGTGATGATGGGAAGCTTCACGTCACGGTGAGAAAGTCGGCGAGTTCGCGGTCGGAGATTTTTTCTAGGCGCTCGCACGGTGGCCTGAACTCGGTGTCGTTGACTCCGAGGCCTTCCAACTTGACCAATGCGGAGATTTACTCGCTGCAGAGCTCCAGGAACCCCACGCCCAGAGGCTCGAGTTTTAACCACACGGATTTTTACTCCATTGTGAATGGTGGTGGTGGGAGGAACAACAACGTGAGTGTGAGTCCGAGGCAGAGTAATTTCGGGGGGTTTGATGAGGAGAGTGGTGGGGGTATGAGGGTGAATGGTGGGTACCCTGGGCCTGCGAATGCGGGGATTTTTTCTCCGGTGGCGAAGAAGAAGGGTGGTgagagtggtggtggtggtggtggaggagggaAGGATCTGCACATGTTCGTGTGGAGTTCCAGTGCTTCGCCGGTGTCGGAGGGTGGTATCCATGCCTTTAGAGGTGGTGGGGATTACGGGAGTGACCAGCTTCCCGTTTGTGGGGTGGCTCACCAGAAAG ATTATGATGAGTTTGGTCACGATGAGTTTAGCTTCGGGAACAGAACCATTGCTAATGGGGTTGACAAGGAAGGGCCAGTGCTTTCAAAGCTTGGTTCGAGTTCCACGGCTGAGCTTCACCCCAAAGCACAAGGTGAATCCAAACCTACTTCCATGCCACCCACAAGTGTTATGACAAGGCTCATTTTGATCATGGTTTGGAGGAAGCTGATTAGGAACCCCAACACATACTCCAGCCTCTTTGGTCTCACTTGGTCTTTGATCTCATTCAA GTGGAATGTTGTTATGCCAGCAATTGTTGCTAAATCGATATCAATTTTATCTGATGCTGGTCTTGGGATGGCAATGTTTAGCCTtg GGTTATTCATGGCATTGCAGCCAAAGATTATTGCATGTGGAAACTCGGTTGCTTCCTTTGCTATGGCAGTTCGTTTTCTTACTGGTCCTGCAGTCATGGCTGTTGCTTCAATCGTTGTAGGGCTCAGGGGAGTTCTATTGCACATTGCTATTGTACAG GCTGCTCTGCCTCAAGGGATTGTCCCTTTTGTGTTTGCTAAGGAATACAACGTTCATCCTGACATACTAAGCACCGG GGTTATATTTGGGATGCTAATTGCTCTTCCTATTACGCTAGTTTACTACATTTTGCTTGGGCTTTGA